GCGAGAGGCCGCGCAGTCCCCTGAAATCCCTTACCGATTCAATAAGGCTCATGCCGTTTCACCATACCTTCAAGCTATATTTCTTATTGATCTAATATGTCCGACCTACGAGGTAATCCGGCAGGTTTGGAAGAAAATCATCTGTCGGCAGAATTTTTATAATTGCTTCTTTCGCAAGCATAGATTCACGTTGAGCCATCTGACGTGCTTTGTCAAGTCCATAAACCGAGACGTGGGTAATTTTCCCATGTTCTGTATCCTTGCCAGGTGTTTTGCCTAGTTCCTCCGCGGTGCCCGTGACATCCAGTATATCGTCCACGATCTGGAATGCCGAGCCCATATGCGTGCCGTAATCATAATAGCATTGCAGTATTTCTTCATCATCGGTGCCAAGCGCAGCCCCTGAAAGTATTGCTGCGCGTATGAGAGCTCCTGTTTTAAGTGCGGCTGTGTGGCGTACATAATCAGGGTCTTCATCAGATGCGGAAGTGTCCATATCCAGCGCCTGTCCGCCGCATACCCCTGACGGACCGATTGCGCCGCTGAATATCTGCATTGCCCTTATAAGCCTGTGCGGCTGTATGTGCTTTGAATTAACGAGCGGATATTCCACTGATTGTGCGATAAGCGCGTCGCCGGCAAGAACTGCAAGCGTTTCTCCAAATACCGTATGGTTGGAAGGCTTCCCGCGTCTCATATTGTCGTCGTCCATACATGGGAGGTCGTCGTGTATGAGGGTCGCGGTGTGCAGCATCTCAAGTCCGAGAGCCATTGGAAGAGCATCTGAGCGAGCGCAGCCGCAGCGTTCCGCCGTGGCCAGGCACAGCACGGGACGCAGCCTTTTCCCTCCTGCGTTCAGGGAATACTCCATGGATTCGTGGAGCTTCTGAGGCACGCCTGCTCTGCGCAGATCAAGTGAAACGGCAAGGTATTTCTCAAAAAATATGCGATAATCTTCGAGGACCTCTTTGATATGTTTTATGTCCATCTTATCCATTATTTATTTTCGCCTTTACCGGATACCTGACTGTCGAATGGTATTTCTCCTGTCTCTGTCAACATTGTCACTTTCTGATGCGCTTCGTCGAGGAATGAGCGGCACTCTTTGACCAGGCCGATCCCGCGCTCAAATTCAGCCAATGCCTCTTCAAGAGGTATAGCTTCACCTTCCAGTTTTCTAAGGATTTTATCGAGTTCACTCATCTTTTCGCTGAAGTTCATTTAAAAACCTCCAATCGGGATAGTTGCAACTTTTTCATATCCTATGATACAATGCATAGGTTGATTGTTTCAAGGTACGCAAGGGGGGAAAACAAATTGTCCAAGTTCTGTGATTGCTGCGGTCGTGGACCGGTGACTGGAAATGCCGTCAGCCACTCTAACCGCCACACCAGGCGCCGTTGGTTGATTAATATTCAGAATATACGCGTTGATGTTGGCGGCGGAGAGACCCGAAAGCTTCATATCTGCACGAAGTGCCTCCGTTCCGGTAAAGTACAGAGGGCCGTTTAATAACGGCCTTTTTTCACCTTGTTTTTATCATTCGATACAAAGAGGCTGTCTCAGAAGCAGTTTTTTGTGTTGTTTAGTAATTCCTGAGCCTCTTCTTCATCCACTAGTATCTCTCTTGGCTTGGATCCATCGGCCGGACCTACTATCCCGATTTGTTCCATCATATCGATAAGCCTGGAAGCACGCGAAAACCCTACTCTCAAACGGCGCTGAAGCCCGCTGGCCGATGCTATTCCAGTTGTCATGACTGTCTCTATTGCGTCCTCAAGCATGTCGTCGTCAAAGGCTATGTTCTCTGTATGCCCAGACGGTCCGTTCTGGCTGTCGATATCAATAAAATCCGGCTCTCCAAAAAGGTTTGTCAAATATTCCAGCCAGCCGCTGAGGACCTTTTCATCTATCCACGGAGACTGTATCCTTATCGGTTTGGGATACTTCGTCGAAAGGAAGAGCATATCTCCCTTGCCTAAAAGTTTTTCCGCCCCCGCGCAGTCGAGTATCGTGCGTGAATCCGCATTGCTTGGAAGTGTGAACGCGACCCTTGCAGGAATATTTGCCTTGATCAAACCGGTTATAACGTTCACGGATGGTCTCTGTGTAGCCAGTATAAGGTGTATCCCGGTTGCACGTGCCATCTGTGCCAGCCTGCAGATGTACTCTTCCACTTCTTTTGGCGCAGTCATCATCAGATCAGCAAGTTCATCGACCACTATTACTATATTAGGCAGTCTGTCCTTGGGAATAGCTTTTTTGTTAAATCCCTCCATGTTTCTTACTCTGGCTTTTGCGAATGAAGCGTAACGTGTCTCCATTTCCCTTATAGCCCAGGCAAGGACATGTACTGCTTTTTTTGTATCGGTGACAGGAGGGGTGAGCAGATGAGGCAGTCTGTCGTAGATCGCCATTTCAACGCGCTTGGGATCTACCAGTATCATGCGCAGTTCCTCCGGTGTGCGCATCGAGCAGAGGCCTGCGATGCATGAATTAATGAAGACGCTTTTGCCTGAGCCTGTTGTCCCTGCGACCAGAAGGTGCGGAAGGCCTTCCAGTCCAACAATCACCGAATCTCCGTTGACTGCGATGCCGAACGGCAGGGGGAGCATAACGCCGCTTTCCTTATATGCTGGATCCTCGATAATTGTACGCAGCGGGATACCTCGTCTCTTAGGGTTCGGTATTTCTATGCCTACGAATGGTTTGCCCGGAATAGGCGCTTCTATGCGCAGGCTTGGGACTGCCATTGCCAAAGCTATATCATTTGCCAAGGCGGCTACCCTGCTGACTTTGATGCCAGGTGCAAGTTGTATGCGAAATTGGATCACTGTCGGGCCGACGAGTATCTCCGCCAGTCTGGATTCTATATTAAACTGTTCAAGGGTCTTGACTATCTTTTCCCCGAGAGGCATAGCTTTTTCTTCGTCTACCTCTCCATCATGGGACTCTTCACTGCCGAATATTTCAATTGGGGGAGGGAAAATGCCTTTGTCCGGCTTAGCCTTTGAGTTTGTTTTTTCCAGGTTGAACTCAGGGTCATGGATAACAGCTTCGCAGGACCCATCGATCGGCGCTGCCGGCATGACGACCCTGCCGATAGAAGGCGGATTATCCACAAAATCAGCCGCTGATCCGAAATAGTCCGTTCCGGCAAAGACTGTGATGTTAGGTGCTTCGGAATTTATTTCGCCAAAATTTATATTGTCAGTGTCTTCCGCAGGTTTATTTTCATTATCAGCATGCCGGCAATTGCCGAAAAAAGCTATTTTGGGCAGTTTGATATATTTTATTACCGGAATTTTATACAAAATAAAAGCGAAACAAAGAATGACGACCCCGAACATCAGGGTCCCGATGGCGCCCAGCATATAAAAAATATTTTGGGCTGTATATGTTCCAAATTGTCCGGCTGCAAGCCATGAGGTACGTGTGACTTTATCTGATCCTGTTATTTCACCCAGTCCAAGCAGCAGTGCCGCGAGAATAAAAAGAAGTGCCGTGCCCAGCACCTGTCTTGTCAAGTTGGGGATCTGTTTTGAAAAAAGCTTTGATATGCATATATATGCTGTAAATAAGAGCGGGATTATGACTGCTCCGCCTATTGAGCTCAGGAGAGAGGCTGAAATTTTCAGGCCAAAGGAACCTGTCCACCGAGTATAAAGCGATGCTGCGATATAAAGAGATACAAACAGAGCGATAAGGCTGAAAAACAGCAGCCATTTTTCAGCCTGGGCATGTATGCCCTTTCCCTTTACTGAAGAGCGCATACCAATTTTTAATTTTTCTCTCTGTTTTCTTCCGATCATCATTTTAAGCTTCACTTCCGCCTACCGTCAGTCCATCGATAAGCATTGAAGGCTGTCCGTCAGTTACCGGCACTCCCTGTCCCGATTTCCCACATACCCCCGGTTCCATTATCAGGTTATTGCCAAGTGCGATTATGTTCAGAAGTGCCGAAGGCCCGTTTCCTGTCAATATAGCTCCCTTTACCGTGTCTTTTACCTTTCCGTTCCTGATAATGTAAGCCTCTGAAACGTAGAAGACAAAATCTCCCGATGTCGGGTTGACCTCTCCTCCGCCCATCTTTTTAACGTAAAGCCCATCGCCCGTCTGAGCCAACATAGAATCAAAATCTGAATTGCCCGGCAAAAGGAAAGTGTTGCTCATCCGCGGCACCGGGATATTCCTGTATGACTCCCTTCTCCCATTTCCTGTCAACTGAAGCCCCGATGTCCTTGCAGACAAGATGTCTGTCATATATTTTTTTAGCACTCCGTTTTCGATGAGTACATTACGCGCCGCCGGAGTTCCTTCGTCGTCATATTTATATGAACCGTAAAGGTTAGGTATAGTAGGATCGTCAACCATAGTGACAACTTCATTGGCCACCTTTTCCCCCTTTTTCCCTCTGTAAATCGAATAATCTTTTTCGACTATGTCTGCTTCCAATCCATGACCGCATGCCTCGTGCACTATTGTTCCCCCTGCCTCTCCGGCTAGCAGCACCCTCATTTTTCCGGCAGGGCACGGTTTTGCATCAAGCATAAGAAGGGCTCTATCAAGAGCCGCCTGCACAGTTTTTTCAGGAGCATAATCATACCAGAAACCGGCATGCGGGATGGACATACAACGTCTCTCAGAGCCTGTCTGGAGTACACCGTCCTTCTCCGTTATCACCTGGGCAGCAAAGCTGCAGTAGTTGCGTACGTCCTCTGCGAATGATCCGTCAGATTTAATTACCAAAATTTTTCGCTGTGAAATGCTGTATCTGAAAGCTGCCTGGCGAATGAACTTTGACTGTTTTCTGATGCCTGAATCAAGGCTGTGGAGAAAATCAACATCTGGAGGCGAGATCCTTTCCCCTGTTTCCGGCATCAGCTCATCGCTGTTCTCTGATACGCGCAGTTGTTTTCCCGTGGCGGAATACATTGCCCCGGCAAATGTGCTTTGAATGTTTTTTAAAGACGTGCCATGCGCATGGGAATAATATGTCTTGTCTCCTATAATTATCCTCGCTCCCGAACCGTCTGTGTCAGAAGATGACAATTCTTCTATCCGCCCGTCCTCGTAATGCACTGAATGCCCTATCCCTGACTGTATGAATATGTCGGCGTAATCCGCCCCGTTTTTGAGCGAATATCGGATATCCTCGTTAATAATGTCTATCAGATCTCTAATCATCTGTTTTCTCCTTCAATCCTTTTACACCGGTTATCTCAACGTTGACGCCCTCGGCTCTGAGCCCGTCGATAAAAGAGTACATGTCATCTATCAGGCAAAGCGGCGTAAAGACTGTTACCTTTCCCGCCGACGGCTCATCTGTTTGCAGGAAACCAAGTCCCTCGCATGCGTCTATGTTCCAGCTTATATAGTATATATCCTTCTGCGGCACAGTGAGGCTTATTTCGCAGATGCTCTCAATCACTGATTTGCCTCCTTCTTTTGCCTGCGCAGATGTTCCTCGTAAGTGCGGCTGAAGATATGGCTCCCGTTGTCAGTAGCAAAGAAAAAGAGATAATCACTCTTTTGGGGATTAAGGGCGCTCTCCCATGATCCTATAGATGGCACTGAAATGGGGCCCGGAGGGAGGCCTGTGTTGGTATAGGTGTTGTATGGAGAATCTATCTCCAGGTCCTTATATGTAAGGCGATTTTTTTTCTGCCCTTTCTCCTCCCAGCAGTAAATGACAGTAGCACATGACTGCAGCCGCATGTTTTTATTAAGCCTGTTCAGGAAAATACCTGCAAGCACCGGCCTATCCTCCGGAACCTTTGCCTCATTTTCAACAAGTGAGGCCAGGATCCCGCGTTTAAACAGTGAGTCACTGTCCATGGACATAGGAATATTTTTGCCGACCCGTTCAAACCACAATCTTGATGCGCGCCTGACAAACTGCTCACCGATGTCGTCTCCGGGAGAGAGGAAGTATGTTTCTGGCAAAAGAAATATGATCCTGCCCCGCGGTTCTTTTGGAAGCTTTCCTCTCATTTCCTCAGGGAAAATGTCATCTTTGGCAAGTATCTGTGCCAGCCTGTCCTTTTTATCTCCGGAGCCGAATATCGCATATGAGATACTGTGGTATCTCATACCGGGGATGATCGTTACTGTCCGTGTCTCCGGTATCGCGTCCTTAAGTTGTTTTGCCACTGACAGGGCGTTTCCTGGTCTTAGTTTATATATTCCAGGTTTTATCGATCTGTCTATCCCAAATTTGACCATCCACCTGACAAGATCCTGCGGGTCATCCGATACGCCGGCGTCCCGGATGGCAATAGCTGCGCTGTGAGCCGACATTCCCGATGTTATCGAGACTTCTGTTTTCTTCCCCGCCTCTTTGAAGATATCCGGACAGAGGACCGGCATAACGAAACAAAAACAACAATATATTACAGATGCCATAATCAATGCGATATTATCGGTCAACCTGTTATTCAAAAATATCTCTCCCGCCGGATATGTCCTCAAATCAAATGCATGTAGAAATATACCAGATAATTATACATTGAACATACCGTTGGCGGAAAGGTTACGCAGCGGCAAATAAGTAAGGTGCGCAGGGCATCGTTTTATCGGGTCAGCTGCGTGTCAAAAAAATAACTTGACATTTAAGAGCATTGAGAGTATATATGTTAACCATTCAGCGGATACGCGTGAGAGGAGTGTTTTTAGTGAGAGATTTTATGGTTCTAACGTATGCAAGTTCATCAATGTCTCTCTCTTCCGGCACTTCTTCATGTGGCGGCTCCGGTTGTGATAGCCGGTCTCGAAGCGTATACCGTTGAAATAGAAACATAGTAATAGTTTTTTTAGCAAATAACGGGGCGTTTCGGAGATCGGAAGATTTTTTTCCGGTCTTTTTTTTATCTTTTTAACACACTATAAAAGGGGGATTTATATTAATGAACACGAGATACCTTTTAACACCTGGCCCGGTAGAGCTTCCTGCAGAAGTACTGCGGACGGGGGCGAAGCCTCTTATCGGACATCGCTGCCCCGCTTTTTCAGAGCTTTTCGCAAGGATCGAGAAAAACCTTAACTCTCTTTTAAAAAGCGAAGGCCCGATAATCATTCTTCCTGCGTCTGGCACCGGCGCACTGGAGTGCATGTCCGTTAATTTCCTCGGCAAGGGGGATAAATTCATATCGGTCTCATGCGGCATATTCGGCAACAGATTCCGTGAGATAGCCGAAAGGACCGGGGCTCAGGGAGTTTATGTCGATGTCGAGTTCGGCGAAGCTGTCAAAGCAACAACAGTGGCGGAAGCCGTGAAGAAAAACCCAGGATGCAAAGCGATTTTGATTACCCATAACGAAACATCAACGGGTGTCGTAAATCCTATTAAAGATATAATCGCTGCCCTGCCCGAGGAAAATCGTCCGCTTGTACTTGTTGACGGAGTCAGTTCTGTCGGCGCAATGGAATGTTTCCCCGAGGAATGGGGGATCGATGCGATAGGCACCGCATCGCAGAAAGGGCTCCTTACCCCTCCGGGGCTTGGGCTTGTGTGGCTCTCTAAAAGGGCGTGGGCAGCTCTTGACGGCAATATCTGTCCTAGCTACAGCTATGATCTGAAGCTGCACAGGAAAGATCTCGAGGCAAAAGCTCCGGCTAATCCGTTTACTCCGCCGATTTCTCTTTATTATGCGCTTGATGAGGCATTGAAAGAGATACTTGAAGTCGGAACAGGTATCTGGTTTGAAA
This genomic window from Synergistaceae bacterium contains:
- a CDS encoding polyprenyl synthetase family protein gives rise to the protein MDKMDIKHIKEVLEDYRIFFEKYLAVSLDLRRAGVPQKLHESMEYSLNAGGKRLRPVLCLATAERCGCARSDALPMALGLEMLHTATLIHDDLPCMDDDNMRRGKPSNHTVFGETLAVLAGDALIAQSVEYPLVNSKHIQPHRLIRAMQIFSGAIGPSGVCGGQALDMDTSASDEDPDYVRHTAALKTGALIRAAILSGAALGTDDEEILQCYYDYGTHMGSAFQIVDDILDVTGTAEELGKTPGKDTEHGKITHVSVYGLDKARQMAQRESMLAKEAIIKILPTDDFLPNLPDYLVGRTY
- the xseB gene encoding exodeoxyribonuclease VII small subunit — its product is MNFSEKMSELDKILRKLEGEAIPLEEALAEFERGIGLVKECRSFLDEAHQKVTMLTETGEIPFDSQVSGKGENK
- the rpmB gene encoding 50S ribosomal protein L28 codes for the protein MSKFCDCCGRGPVTGNAVSHSNRHTRRRWLINIQNIRVDVGGGETRKLHICTKCLRSGKVQRAV
- a CDS encoding DNA translocase FtsK, yielding MKLKMMIGRKQREKLKIGMRSSVKGKGIHAQAEKWLLFFSLIALFVSLYIAASLYTRWTGSFGLKISASLLSSIGGAVIIPLLFTAYICISKLFSKQIPNLTRQVLGTALLFILAALLLGLGEITGSDKVTRTSWLAAGQFGTYTAQNIFYMLGAIGTLMFGVVILCFAFILYKIPVIKYIKLPKIAFFGNCRHADNENKPAEDTDNINFGEINSEAPNITVFAGTDYFGSAADFVDNPPSIGRVVMPAAPIDGSCEAVIHDPEFNLEKTNSKAKPDKGIFPPPIEIFGSEESHDGEVDEEKAMPLGEKIVKTLEQFNIESRLAEILVGPTVIQFRIQLAPGIKVSRVAALANDIALAMAVPSLRIEAPIPGKPFVGIEIPNPKRRGIPLRTIIEDPAYKESGVMLPLPFGIAVNGDSVIVGLEGLPHLLVAGTTGSGKSVFINSCIAGLCSMRTPEELRMILVDPKRVEMAIYDRLPHLLTPPVTDTKKAVHVLAWAIREMETRYASFAKARVRNMEGFNKKAIPKDRLPNIVIVVDELADLMMTAPKEVEEYICRLAQMARATGIHLILATQRPSVNVITGLIKANIPARVAFTLPSNADSRTILDCAGAEKLLGKGDMLFLSTKYPKPIRIQSPWIDEKVLSGWLEYLTNLFGEPDFIDIDSQNGPSGHTENIAFDDDMLEDAIETVMTTGIASASGLQRRLRVGFSRASRLIDMMEQIGIVGPADGSKPREILVDEEEAQELLNNTKNCF
- a CDS encoding TldD/PmbA family protein; this encodes MIRDLIDIINEDIRYSLKNGADYADIFIQSGIGHSVHYEDGRIEELSSSDTDGSGARIIIGDKTYYSHAHGTSLKNIQSTFAGAMYSATGKQLRVSENSDELMPETGERISPPDVDFLHSLDSGIRKQSKFIRQAAFRYSISQRKILVIKSDGSFAEDVRNYCSFAAQVITEKDGVLQTGSERRCMSIPHAGFWYDYAPEKTVQAALDRALLMLDAKPCPAGKMRVLLAGEAGGTIVHEACGHGLEADIVEKDYSIYRGKKGEKVANEVVTMVDDPTIPNLYGSYKYDDEGTPAARNVLIENGVLKKYMTDILSARTSGLQLTGNGRRESYRNIPVPRMSNTFLLPGNSDFDSMLAQTGDGLYVKKMGGGEVNPTSGDFVFYVSEAYIIRNGKVKDTVKGAILTGNGPSALLNIIALGNNLIMEPGVCGKSGQGVPVTDGQPSMLIDGLTVGGSEA
- a CDS encoding DUF4911 domain-containing protein, whose amino-acid sequence is MIESICEISLTVPQKDIYYISWNIDACEGLGFLQTDEPSAGKVTVFTPLCLIDDMYSFIDGLRAEGVNVEITGVKGLKEKTDD
- the mltG gene encoding endolytic transglycosylase MltG, with protein sequence MNNRLTDNIALIMASVIYCCFCFVMPVLCPDIFKEAGKKTEVSITSGMSAHSAAIAIRDAGVSDDPQDLVRWMVKFGIDRSIKPGIYKLRPGNALSVAKQLKDAIPETRTVTIIPGMRYHSISYAIFGSGDKKDRLAQILAKDDIFPEEMRGKLPKEPRGRIIFLLPETYFLSPGDDIGEQFVRRASRLWFERVGKNIPMSMDSDSLFKRGILASLVENEAKVPEDRPVLAGIFLNRLNKNMRLQSCATVIYCWEEKGQKKNRLTYKDLEIDSPYNTYTNTGLPPGPISVPSIGSWESALNPQKSDYLFFFATDNGSHIFSRTYEEHLRRQKKEANQ
- a CDS encoding alanine--glyoxylate aminotransferase family protein, yielding MNTRYLLTPGPVELPAEVLRTGAKPLIGHRCPAFSELFARIEKNLNSLLKSEGPIIILPASGTGALECMSVNFLGKGDKFISVSCGIFGNRFREIAERTGAQGVYVDVEFGEAVKATTVAEAVKKNPGCKAILITHNETSTGVVNPIKDIIAALPEENRPLVLVDGVSSVGAMECFPEEWGIDAIGTASQKGLLTPPGLGLVWLSKRAWAALDGNICPSYSYDLKLHRKDLEAKAPANPFTPPISLYYALDEALKEILEVGTGIWFETHKRYASALAAGLKGLGFELLVDEEEARSPGVTAFRFPRGDTEAIRKKLRAMGIETAGGQGKYKGQLIRVAHYNNWGWPELCIILGALYGAADLSGTVKADFLADAWKIWIKEA